The Anaeromyxobacter diazotrophicus genome includes the window CCTCGCCGAGCTTGCCGCCCTGCTCGGCGTGGATGACCTTCCCCTCGCGGAAGAAGATCCGGCCGGTGCGATCGCCCTGCTGAACGGTGATGCAGCCCGAGAACCCGTTGTTCCCGTTGAGCTGGATGACGTCGGACAGCTCCAGCCCGGTCACGTCCCCTCGAAAGCCCTGGGGCTCGCCTGCCGACTCGATTGGCATCATGGTGCCTTTTCCTGGTGCGGGGAGCCGGGACGCATTGAAGCGAGCGGTCCCTTGGGGACGGTACGTTCGCACCACCGGAGCGGCCGCGCAAGGCGCAATAGAGCGCGCCTGGATTGAAAACTATTGCGATAGCGGATGGTTCCGGCGAACACGCACATTGAGGTGCGCGCGGGTGGTTCTTTGTGCGCCTCCGCGAACTGACGTTTACTGTCTGTCGATGTGAGCGACGCCCCCACGTGCCGATCGTCGCCGGTCACTCACCGTGAATACGTGTCCCTTGGTCGCGGTGGGTGTCGTTGACTTCGGATCCGGCACCCAGCAAACTCGCCCCGACTCGATCGACGCACGCGAGGTGCACACCATGGCGGAGAAGACGCTCGATTGCCTCGGCGAAGCCTGCCCCGTCCCGCTCATCCGGACGCAGCGCGCGCTGGCGGACCTGGCGGTGGGCGACGTGCTGGTGGTGCAGATCGACCACTCCTGCGCGATGAAGAACATCCCGGAGTGGGCCGAGAAGAGCGGCCACGACTACGAGATCCAGGAAGTGGACGACGGGCAGTGGGAGATCGCCATCGAGAAGGCGAGCTGATGGCGCCCCCCGCGGAAGGCCAGGCCGGCGGCGCGTTTCCCCACGCCGTGACCGCCGCAGCGCCGCCGCTCCGGTGGCGCGATCGCGAGACCTACAAGACCCTCTTCGTCCACCCGTGGACCTACACGGCCGGGGCGGTGATCCTGGCGCTGCTCAACATCGCGCTGCTCGCCGCCACCGGGAAGGCCTGGGGCGTCACCACCTCGCTCGCCTACTGGGGGAGCTGGGCCTGGGAGGCGCTCGGGGGCGATCCGCACCGGTGGGCGTACTTCGCGGAGGTGAAGCCGGCCTTCAACGCGCCGGGGTTCAACCTGCTCAAGGACGCCGGCTCCCTCACCAACCTCGGCATCGTCGCCGGGGCGCTGCTCTCCGTCCTGCTCGCCGGGCAGTTCCGGGTGAAGCGCCTCAAGTCGCGGCGGCAGATCGCGGCGGCCGTCCTCGGCGGGCTGGTGATGGGCCTCGGGGCGCGCATCGCGTTCGGCTGCAACATCGGCGACCTGTTCACGGCGGTGCCCTCGATGTCGCTTCACGGCTGGGTGTTCATGGTCTCCATCTTCCTCGGCGCCATGGCCGGCTCGAAGCTCCTCATCAAGTACTTCATCTGACGGAGCGCTCCATGACCGTGGCCGCAGAGCTGCGCAGCGATGACGTCCGCCGCCCTCTCCGGGCTCCCTCGCCGCGGAAGGAGCGGGCGAGCCAGCTGCCCTACGCGGTGGCCCTCGTTGCCGCCGTGGTGGCGGTGGGCTACTGGCTGGGCGGCCCGGCCGGCTCGCCGAGGTCGGGCTTCGTGTGGGCCATCGGGATCGCGCTGGGGCTCACGCTGCAGCGCTCGAGGTTCTGCTTCACCG containing:
- a CDS encoding YeeE/YedE thiosulfate transporter family protein; translation: MAPPAEGQAGGAFPHAVTAAAPPLRWRDRETYKTLFVHPWTYTAGAVILALLNIALLAATGKAWGVTTSLAYWGSWAWEALGGDPHRWAYFAEVKPAFNAPGFNLLKDAGSLTNLGIVAGALLSVLLAGQFRVKRLKSRRQIAAAVLGGLVMGLGARIAFGCNIGDLFTAVPSMSLHGWVFMVSIFLGAMAGSKLLIKYFI
- a CDS encoding sulfurtransferase TusA family protein — its product is MAEKTLDCLGEACPVPLIRTQRALADLAVGDVLVVQIDHSCAMKNIPEWAEKSGHDYEIQEVDDGQWEIAIEKAS